In Roseofilum reptotaenium CS-1145, the following proteins share a genomic window:
- the cobT gene encoding nicotinate mononucleotide-dependent phosphoribosyltransferase CobT has product MISVYTEFERGENWLNKYRGSRPHFACILGFTETALIPGISAAGATPEDRRYTCLADAEFLYNGVTPRYAYPLPPLHAGISPVFISRAICEALQIPITLLNAGLPIPPPVEAVDLGGTPAFCVSSGQALDRERVRHLFNQGQKWGTQLAQHTDYLIIGECVVGGTTTALSILTGLGWPASGKVNSSHPTCNHAQKIEVVKQGLERARWFNRPGSVWELMAAVGDPMQPVAAGMAIAASQYCGVLLAGGTQLLAVYGLMQAIAQEENRIWDTSEVVVGTTRWVAEDPTGDTVGLAKLLPPVPLMATQLSFAKSNYHSLQMYEQGFVKEGVGAGGCAIAATLCQNWRRKDLLEAIETLIDRYSHG; this is encoded by the coding sequence ATGATTTCTGTTTATACCGAGTTTGAGCGGGGAGAAAATTGGTTAAATAAGTATCGTGGAAGTCGGCCCCATTTTGCTTGTATTCTCGGTTTCACAGAAACGGCATTAATTCCGGGAATCTCTGCTGCCGGAGCAACGCCGGAAGACCGGCGCTATACCTGTTTGGCAGATGCTGAGTTTTTATACAATGGAGTAACTCCGAGATATGCTTATCCGTTACCTCCCTTACATGCCGGTATTTCTCCCGTCTTTATCTCCCGTGCTATTTGTGAAGCGCTCCAGATTCCCATTACTTTGTTGAACGCGGGATTACCCATTCCTCCCCCTGTAGAAGCGGTAGATTTGGGGGGAACTCCTGCCTTCTGTGTCAGTAGCGGACAAGCTTTAGATCGAGAAAGGGTTCGTCATCTGTTTAACCAAGGGCAAAAATGGGGAACACAGTTAGCTCAACACACTGATTATTTAATTATCGGTGAATGTGTCGTAGGCGGAACAACCACCGCATTAAGTATTTTAACGGGATTGGGATGGCCAGCATCGGGTAAAGTCAATAGTAGTCATCCCACCTGTAACCACGCTCAGAAAATAGAGGTCGTGAAGCAGGGGTTAGAGCGTGCAAGATGGTTCAATCGGCCCGGATCGGTGTGGGAATTAATGGCAGCAGTAGGCGATCCCATGCAACCGGTAGCTGCTGGAATGGCGATCGCCGCGAGTCAATATTGTGGTGTTCTCTTGGCTGGCGGCACTCAACTGTTAGCTGTGTATGGTTTAATGCAAGCTATTGCTCAGGAGGAAAACCGGATTTGGGATACGTCTGAAGTGGTGGTGGGAACGACGCGATGGGTGGCTGAAGATCCAACGGGAGACACGGTTGGTTTAGCGAAACTATTACCTCCAGTTCCATTAATGGCAACCCAACTGAGTTTTGCTAAGTCTAACTATCACTCACTTCAAATGTATGAACAAGGGTTTGTAAAAGAAGGTGTTGGTGCGGGGGGTTGTGCGATCGCCGCTACCCTGTGCCAAAATTGGAGACGAAAAGACCTCCTTGAGGCGATCGAAACCTTAATCGACCGTTATTCTCATGGGTAA
- a CDS encoding extracellular solute-binding protein, whose protein sequence is MSGSLKTATLALSSLSLSSVLTTGCSPTASLKISILKGSIPATLINELKKGLPESVSLEAIPVSQLDRLFQSLKREPKDSENSVWRSLAFWQTAPSAPDLVTLGDAWLREAIANQLIQPIDTSLLSWDQLPKSWQSLVMRDRQGNLDPNGEVWGVPYSWGTTAIVYRPDKFKSLGWEPTDWSDLWRQELQGQISLLNQPREVIGLTLKSLGYSYNTPDLETIPELLPTLKQLNRQVKFYSSDQYLQPLIEGDSWIALGWSTDILPILNRYKLKAIIPQSGTALWANTWVSPKLSPKNSGIQEWMNQFLNSDLALKLSQFTDTASPLLITTNRESLPTSILQSGVKFPDPSIFANSEFLLPLSEQTQQSYTQLWKQMRSHE, encoded by the coding sequence TTGTCAGGAAGCCTGAAAACCGCCACTTTAGCACTATCGAGCCTATCATTGTCCTCAGTCTTGACTACGGGATGCAGTCCCACTGCCAGCTTAAAGATTTCGATTCTCAAGGGATCGATTCCAGCGACGTTGATCAATGAACTCAAAAAAGGACTACCGGAGAGTGTGAGTTTAGAAGCGATCCCGGTTAGTCAACTCGATCGCCTATTCCAATCTTTGAAGCGAGAACCCAAGGATTCTGAGAATTCGGTATGGAGAAGTTTAGCTTTTTGGCAAACGGCTCCCTCTGCTCCGGATCTCGTGACGCTTGGAGATGCTTGGTTAAGGGAGGCGATCGCCAATCAACTCATTCAACCCATCGATACCTCTTTACTTTCTTGGGATCAATTACCTAAAAGTTGGCAGAGCTTAGTAATGCGCGATCGCCAAGGGAATCTCGATCCGAATGGCGAAGTTTGGGGAGTACCCTACAGTTGGGGAACCACGGCGATCGTTTATCGACCAGATAAATTTAAATCCCTCGGTTGGGAACCCACAGATTGGTCAGATTTGTGGCGACAAGAATTGCAAGGTCAAATTTCCTTACTCAATCAACCCAGAGAAGTGATTGGTTTAACCCTAAAATCCCTCGGTTATTCCTATAACACTCCTGATTTAGAAACCATTCCCGAATTACTTCCAACCTTAAAACAACTCAATCGCCAAGTTAAATTTTATAGCTCTGACCAATATTTACAACCTCTAATTGAAGGGGATTCTTGGATAGCTCTCGGATGGTCAACAGATATTCTACCGATCTTAAATCGGTATAAACTTAAAGCTATTATTCCCCAATCTGGAACTGCACTGTGGGCGAATACTTGGGTCAGTCCTAAGCTGAGTCCTAAGAACTCCGGTATTCAGGAATGGATGAACCAGTTTTTAAACTCGGATTTAGCCCTCAAACTCTCTCAATTTACCGATACCGCCTCACCGCTATTAATTACTACGAACCGTGAGAGTTTACCTACATCTATCCTTCAATCTGGAGTGAAGTTCCCCGATCCTAGCATTTTTGCCAATAGTGAATTTCTCTTACCCCTCTCGGAGCAAACTCAGCAGAGCTATACCCAACTTTGGAAACAGATGCGGAGTCATGAATAA
- a CDS encoding hybrid sensor histidine kinase/response regulator yields MQNNFLFFKRYNQIILATFSVIFLSCCGLVYLKFETQYNYRIDELEDSFEKRVLNLDFWMKSATLQIDGLQVQAQAFLRNHPEPSNNWPLLEQFAQTDGIFNLDAVTPEGDPREMGNITGFGSVQNRSPDFYRDLEMTWNLNSKFEAVLQTVPNVAWLYYVSKHNFIIVAPWFSSEEVTILDTTITKDFYILGLPENNPKRERFWTQPYIDESGKGLMVTLAKPIYDKDDFLGTVCLDFTLDVLTDFVISEDPDDGTLLVIDSYGNLLAHPTLVKSSDQDVQSVQTSLPEGIDLKDILQTEPNSIVQINNHLFIYRELDNVPWKTILFVPKQVILWKSISDAGVSFILLLPGIGLILGLSAFMTHKEFIYPSQQLVQHIERENSGKPSPIPQVPKNWNPWFTTVSSTFSQNRSLLTELEQRVADRTAELEVAKKKAEVANQAKSEFLANMSHELRTPLNGILGYAQIMERSQDLNEHRQGVHVIEQAGSHLLTLINDILDLAKIEAKKMELYLKSFYFPSFLSGVSEIGRVRAETKGVSLSFQAGEHLPNAILADEKRLRQVLLNLLGNAIKFTEEGQVILTVTSQDLPGDSPEKNPLSPKARICFTVQDTGVGMTPEQLEKIFLPFEQVGSKSKQSEGTGLGLTISRQIVAMMGSEIKVESRLGAGSTFWFELDVAIAEEWVQSATVSKKGKIIGYEGEPKKILIVDDGSVNRVVIAEVLRPLGFIIDEAGNGRQGLEELEAFQPDFIITDIVMPEMDGYELVRTIRESYAQNLPILAASASISLADQSLAIAAGCNDFLSKPINFEMLFDHLQKYLNLQWIYETGNEGKTDTELAAMVIPPIEKLQAIYEAAKIGDIEEIELLAGEIAEQDSRYEQFTQRLLELASRFDDRPILDLIQPYI; encoded by the coding sequence ATGCAGAATAACTTTCTTTTTTTCAAGCGATATAACCAAATTATTTTGGCTACTTTCTCTGTGATTTTCTTATCCTGTTGTGGATTGGTATACCTCAAATTTGAGACCCAATACAATTATCGCATTGATGAATTAGAAGATAGCTTTGAAAAACGGGTACTCAATCTCGATTTTTGGATGAAATCTGCCACCCTACAAATTGATGGGTTACAAGTTCAAGCTCAAGCTTTTTTAAGAAATCATCCTGAACCCTCAAACAATTGGCCATTATTAGAACAGTTTGCCCAAACCGATGGCATTTTTAACCTGGATGCGGTTACACCAGAGGGAGACCCTCGGGAAATGGGTAACATTACAGGTTTTGGTTCAGTACAAAACCGCTCGCCAGATTTCTATCGAGATTTAGAAATGACCTGGAATCTGAATTCCAAATTTGAGGCAGTTCTTCAGACGGTACCCAATGTGGCATGGCTTTACTATGTGTCCAAGCACAATTTTATTATCGTTGCTCCTTGGTTTTCATCTGAAGAGGTAACTATTTTGGATACAACGATCACTAAAGATTTTTATATTTTGGGATTACCGGAAAATAATCCAAAACGCGAGCGCTTTTGGACACAACCCTATATTGATGAAAGTGGCAAAGGTTTAATGGTAACCTTGGCCAAGCCGATTTACGATAAAGATGATTTTTTGGGGACGGTTTGTCTCGATTTTACTCTGGATGTATTGACGGATTTTGTCATTAGTGAAGATCCAGATGATGGAACGCTGCTAGTAATCGACAGTTATGGCAATTTGCTCGCACATCCCACCTTAGTCAAATCATCCGATCAAGACGTTCAATCGGTACAAACTTCACTTCCTGAAGGGATTGACCTCAAGGATATTTTGCAGACTGAACCCAACTCCATTGTGCAAATCAATAATCACTTATTCATCTACCGAGAACTGGATAATGTGCCCTGGAAAACCATTTTATTTGTGCCCAAACAAGTCATTTTGTGGAAATCCATATCGGATGCTGGTGTGAGCTTTATTCTGCTACTTCCTGGAATTGGATTAATTTTAGGATTGAGTGCCTTTATGACTCACAAAGAATTTATTTATCCCTCTCAACAATTAGTGCAGCATATCGAAAGAGAAAATAGTGGAAAACCGTCTCCTATTCCTCAAGTTCCCAAAAATTGGAATCCTTGGTTTACAACGGTTTCCAGTACTTTTTCACAGAACCGCAGCCTGTTGACAGAATTAGAACAAAGGGTTGCCGATCGCACGGCTGAATTAGAAGTTGCCAAGAAAAAAGCCGAGGTTGCTAACCAAGCAAAGAGCGAGTTTTTAGCGAATATGAGCCATGAGTTACGAACGCCTCTAAATGGCATTTTGGGTTATGCCCAAATCATGGAACGCTCTCAGGATTTGAATGAACATCGCCAAGGAGTTCATGTTATCGAACAAGCAGGTTCTCACTTATTGACGTTAATTAATGATATTTTAGACTTAGCTAAAATCGAAGCCAAAAAAATGGAACTTTATTTGAAAAGCTTCTATTTTCCTTCTTTTTTGTCGGGAGTGTCAGAAATTGGACGAGTACGAGCGGAAACCAAAGGAGTCAGCCTAAGTTTTCAGGCTGGAGAACATCTCCCTAATGCTATCCTAGCCGATGAAAAGCGCTTGCGTCAAGTTCTATTGAATTTGTTAGGAAATGCGATTAAATTTACTGAAGAAGGTCAAGTTATTTTGACGGTAACCAGTCAAGATTTACCCGGGGATAGCCCAGAGAAAAATCCTCTTTCTCCGAAAGCAAGAATTTGTTTTACGGTACAAGATACGGGAGTGGGAATGACTCCAGAACAATTGGAAAAAATCTTTCTTCCCTTTGAACAAGTGGGGTCTAAGTCGAAGCAATCAGAGGGAACCGGCTTAGGGCTAACGATTAGTCGTCAAATTGTGGCGATGATGGGCAGTGAAATTAAGGTGGAAAGTAGGTTAGGTGCGGGGAGTACGTTTTGGTTTGAACTGGATGTAGCGATCGCCGAGGAATGGGTTCAAAGCGCGACCGTATCGAAAAAAGGGAAGATTATTGGCTATGAAGGGGAACCAAAGAAAATCTTGATTGTCGATGATGGCTCGGTTAATCGCGTTGTAATTGCTGAAGTTTTAAGACCGTTAGGATTTATCATTGATGAAGCAGGAAATGGTCGCCAAGGACTAGAAGAGTTGGAAGCTTTTCAACCTGATTTTATCATAACTGATATTGTAATGCCGGAAATGGATGGTTACGAATTAGTGCGAACCATTCGTGAGTCCTATGCCCAAAACTTGCCCATTTTAGCGGCGAGTGCAAGTATCTCGTTAGCGGATCAAAGTTTAGCAATCGCTGCTGGATGTAATGACTTTTTATCCAAGCCAATTAATTTTGAAATGCTATTTGATCATCTACAAAAATACTTAAATTTACAGTGGATCTATGAAACAGGAAATGAAGGGAAAACCGATACAGAACTAGCAGCAATGGTTATTCCTCCTATCGAGAAACTACAAGCTATTTATGAAGCGGCTAAAATTGGGGATATCGAAGAAATCGAATTACTTGCTGGAGAAATCGCTGAACAGGATTCAAGATACGAGCAATTTACACAACGACTACTAGAATTAGCTTCTCGATTTGATGATCGCCCCATTCTTGACTTAATTCAACCTTATATTTAA
- the cimA gene encoding citramalate synthase: protein MTTLSNLQPIWIYDTTLRDGAQREGLSLSLDDKLRIVRRLDQLGVPFIEGGWPGANPKDVQFFWHLKEQPLTQSALVAFCSTRRPHTQAADDPMIQAILSAGTQWICFFGKSWDLHVTEGLHTTLEENLAMIADTAEYFRTQGRRIMYDAEHWFDGYKQNPEYALSTLDQAVQAGAEWVVLCDTNGGTLPYEITAIVRDVKAHFQQHNYTVKLGIHPHNDSDTAVANAIAAVQEGAQMVQGTINGYGERCGNANLCSVIPNLQLKLGYSCLAEDQLANLTETSRFVSEVVNLAPNHHAPFVGRSAFAHKGGIHVSAVARNPLTYEHLQPEKIGNQRRIVVSDQAGLSNILAKARSFGIELDKHNPACRQILERLKDLENQGYQFEGAEASFELLMRSALGQAQSWFEIKGFNVHCDMGAPTVDPTMTSNGLATIKVRVNERNFLEVAEGNGPVAALDAALRKALVKFYPEIGGFYLTDYKVRILDGTAGTSAKTRVLVESSDGLNRWTTIGVSTNILDASYQAVVEGLEYGLLLVHQAQEKDHSQSIDMASLG from the coding sequence ATGACTACCTTATCCAACCTTCAACCCATCTGGATCTACGACACGACACTCCGAGATGGCGCTCAACGAGAAGGACTTTCACTCTCCCTAGACGATAAACTACGAATCGTCCGCCGTCTCGATCAACTAGGTGTTCCCTTTATTGAAGGGGGTTGGCCCGGTGCAAACCCCAAAGATGTACAATTTTTCTGGCATCTGAAAGAACAACCCCTCACGCAATCCGCCTTAGTTGCCTTCTGTTCTACCCGTCGTCCTCATACCCAAGCGGCTGACGATCCCATGATCCAAGCCATTCTCAGTGCTGGGACCCAATGGATCTGCTTTTTTGGTAAATCTTGGGATCTGCATGTCACCGAAGGATTACATACGACCTTAGAAGAAAATTTAGCCATGATTGCAGATACGGCCGAGTATTTCCGCACTCAAGGTCGTCGCATCATGTATGATGCGGAACATTGGTTTGATGGCTACAAGCAAAATCCTGAATATGCTCTCTCTACCCTAGACCAGGCGGTACAAGCAGGCGCAGAATGGGTGGTACTGTGCGATACGAATGGCGGAACCCTACCCTATGAAATCACTGCTATTGTGCGAGATGTAAAAGCCCATTTTCAGCAGCACAATTATACAGTCAAACTAGGGATTCACCCCCATAATGACTCCGATACGGCAGTTGCTAATGCGATCGCTGCTGTACAAGAGGGAGCGCAAATGGTACAAGGAACCATCAATGGCTATGGCGAACGCTGCGGCAATGCCAACCTCTGCTCTGTCATCCCCAACTTGCAACTCAAACTCGGCTATTCCTGTTTAGCCGAAGACCAATTAGCCAACCTCACGGAAACCAGTAGATTTGTCAGTGAAGTCGTCAATTTAGCCCCCAATCATCATGCCCCCTTTGTCGGCCGTTCTGCCTTTGCCCATAAAGGTGGTATTCATGTCTCTGCGGTCGCGCGAAATCCCCTCACCTACGAACATTTACAACCGGAAAAAATCGGCAATCAACGGCGGATTGTGGTCTCCGATCAAGCCGGATTAAGTAACATTTTAGCGAAAGCCCGCTCTTTTGGCATCGAATTAGATAAACACAATCCTGCTTGTCGGCAAATTTTAGAACGGCTGAAGGATCTAGAAAATCAAGGCTATCAATTTGAAGGGGCAGAAGCCAGCTTTGAACTCTTAATGCGGTCGGCTTTAGGGCAAGCTCAATCCTGGTTTGAAATCAAGGGATTTAATGTCCATTGTGACATGGGAGCGCCCACGGTAGATCCGACCATGACCAGTAATGGGTTAGCCACCATCAAAGTGAGGGTAAATGAGCGCAATTTTCTCGAAGTTGCCGAAGGAAATGGCCCCGTGGCTGCACTCGATGCAGCACTCAGAAAAGCCTTGGTGAAATTTTACCCAGAAATTGGGGGTTTCTATTTAACTGACTATAAAGTCCGAATTCTTGATGGAACAGCCGGAACTTCAGCTAAAACCAGGGTATTAGTCGAATCGAGTGATGGATTAAATCGATGGACAACCATAGGCGTATCCACAAATATTTTAGATGCGTCCTATCAAGCCGTTGTTGAAGGTCTAGAATATGGCTTACTCTTAGTTCATCAAGCCCAGGAAAAAGACCATTCTCAATCTATTGATATGGCTTCTTTAGGCTAG
- a CDS encoding 2Fe-2S iron-sulfur cluster-binding protein — MVKIKVASQEITCESGANLRQVLLAHDIALYNGQSKAINCRGIGTCGTCAVYVEGEVSPPNWRDRTRRSLPPHSGDRPLRLACQTQVLGDISVTKFDGFWGQGEQPVWTPEIR, encoded by the coding sequence ATGGTGAAGATTAAAGTAGCTAGCCAAGAGATTACCTGTGAGTCGGGAGCCAATTTGCGCCAAGTGCTGTTGGCCCATGATATTGCACTGTATAACGGTCAGTCAAAGGCGATCAATTGCCGAGGAATTGGGACTTGTGGCACTTGTGCAGTGTATGTGGAGGGTGAGGTTTCGCCCCCAAATTGGCGCGATCGCACTCGGAGATCGCTTCCTCCCCATTCTGGCGATCGCCCTTTGCGTTTGGCTTGTCAGACTCAGGTTTTGGGTGATATTTCTGTGACTAAATTTGATGGGTTTTGGGGACAGGGAGAGCAACCGGTTTGGACTCCAGAGATCCGCTAG
- a CDS encoding 4-hydroxybenzoate solanesyltransferase, whose product MTSPSTPQSDPTWLSIIKLLRWNKPAGRFILMVPALWAVFLAARGTPPLPLVGVIIVGTFVTSAAGCVINDLWDRNIDPEVERTRSRPLASRALSIQVGVAIAILALLCAAVLALYLNRFSFLLCVAAVPVIVFYPTAKRVFPVPQLVLSIAWGFAVLISWSAVTANLEPATWVLWSAVILWTLAFDTVYALPDRQDDERIGVNSSALFFGDKTPIAVGIFFTGTAVLLALESQFMALNWTFWLGWSLAIIFWAKQVYDLLQPEISPTLYGQIFGQNVIIGFVLLAAMISGTLLA is encoded by the coding sequence ATGACTAGCCCATCGACACCTCAAAGCGATCCCACCTGGCTGAGTATTATCAAACTCTTGCGCTGGAATAAACCTGCCGGTCGATTTATTCTGATGGTTCCAGCGTTATGGGCGGTATTTCTGGCAGCACGGGGAACTCCGCCCCTTCCCCTAGTGGGGGTCATCATTGTTGGTACATTCGTGACTAGTGCTGCGGGTTGTGTGATTAATGACCTATGGGATCGCAATATTGATCCAGAAGTAGAACGGACTCGTAGCCGTCCCCTCGCTTCTCGCGCCCTCTCGATTCAGGTTGGAGTAGCGATCGCCATTTTAGCTCTGTTGTGCGCTGCTGTCTTAGCCCTCTATCTCAACCGGTTTAGCTTTCTTCTGTGCGTTGCTGCTGTTCCCGTCATTGTCTTTTATCCCACCGCTAAACGCGTATTTCCGGTTCCCCAACTTGTCCTCTCCATTGCCTGGGGATTTGCCGTACTGATTAGCTGGAGCGCCGTTACTGCTAACCTCGAACCTGCCACTTGGGTACTCTGGAGCGCGGTGATCCTCTGGACTCTAGCATTTGATACAGTCTACGCCCTCCCCGATCGCCAAGATGACGAACGGATCGGTGTCAACTCCAGTGCCCTGTTTTTCGGCGATAAGACTCCCATCGCTGTAGGCATCTTTTTTACCGGAACTGCTGTTTTATTAGCCTTAGAGAGCCAATTCATGGCATTAAACTGGACATTTTGGTTGGGGTGGAGCCTCGCCATTATCTTCTGGGCGAAACAGGTTTACGATCTCCTGCAACCGGAAATTTCCCCCACCCTCTACGGTCAAATTTTTGGTCAAAACGTGATCATTGGCTTTGTCCTCTTAGCTGCGATGATTTCCGGCACACTCTTGGCTTAA
- a CDS encoding NAD-dependent epimerase/dehydratase family protein translates to MTLTPSTPKKKRIFITGASGCIGHYIAESLIQKTGHDLFLLVRKPEKLQFDYQARSGITILEGDLREISQYNDLLSTVDGAILAATAWGGPREVFDINVVKTIQLIKALDPNVCNQVIYFSTASILGQDNQLLPQAGQLGTDYIRSKYDCYQQLSKLTSAPPISIVFPTLVFGGDENKPYSHLSSGLSEIPKWINLARFFSADGSFHFLHAYDIAQVITHLVDHTLPPDPNESFAFAHHLVLGNPVLSVDEGIAQICQFLQKKIYFRIPLSVALADTLIGILRLIGVKIEMGAWDQFCMRYRHFRYQNPVSPETLGLTTYCPTLSDLLKISSIRSVTQTE, encoded by the coding sequence ATGACTCTAACCCCATCAACCCCGAAAAAAAAACGGATTTTCATAACCGGTGCCAGTGGTTGCATCGGCCACTATATTGCTGAGTCATTAATTCAAAAGACCGGTCATGATTTGTTTTTGCTGGTGAGAAAACCAGAAAAATTACAATTCGACTATCAAGCGCGATCGGGAATTACCATATTAGAAGGCGATTTGCGCGAGATTAGCCAATATAACGATCTGTTAAGTACGGTCGATGGGGCAATTTTAGCCGCTACTGCTTGGGGTGGCCCTAGGGAAGTTTTTGATATTAATGTGGTTAAAACCATTCAATTGATCAAAGCCTTAGATCCGAATGTTTGTAACCAAGTTATCTACTTTTCTACGGCTAGCATTTTGGGTCAAGATAATCAGCTTTTACCCCAAGCAGGACAGTTGGGAACTGATTATATTCGCTCTAAGTACGACTGTTATCAGCAACTGAGTAAACTAACGAGCGCTCCTCCCATTTCCATTGTCTTTCCCACCTTAGTATTTGGGGGAGATGAGAATAAACCCTATTCCCATCTCTCCTCTGGATTATCAGAAATTCCCAAATGGATTAACTTGGCTCGTTTTTTTAGCGCCGATGGTAGTTTCCATTTTCTTCATGCTTATGATATTGCCCAAGTCATTACCCATTTGGTCGATCATACGCTTCCCCCCGATCCCAATGAAAGTTTTGCCTTTGCCCATCATTTAGTTTTAGGAAATCCCGTCCTTAGCGTCGATGAAGGGATTGCCCAAATTTGCCAGTTTTTACAGAAAAAAATCTATTTTCGGATTCCCCTATCTGTCGCTTTAGCCGATACCCTCATTGGTATTTTACGACTAATTGGGGTAAAAATTGAAATGGGAGCTTGGGATCAATTTTGTATGCGCTATCGCCATTTTCGCTATCAAAATCCAGTGAGTCCAGAGACTCTAGGTTTAACGACTTATTGTCCAACCCTAAGCGATTTACTTAAAATTAGCAGTATTCGGTCAGTCACTCAGACTGAGTGA
- the hemE gene encoding uroporphyrinogen decarboxylase, producing MTESTEISPKSTEIPYLLRATRGEVLSRPPVWMMRQAGRYMKVYRDLRDKYPSFRERSENPELSLEISLQPYRAFQPDGVILFSDILTPLPGMGIPFDIVESKGPVIDPPIRSLQQIEAVTPLNPEESLPFVGQVLRELRTEVGNKAAVLGFVGSPWTLAAYMIEGKTSKTYSNIKQMAFSEPEMLHQLLGKVADSIATYVKYQIKNGAQVVQLFDSWAGNLSPIDYEALALPYQQRVVEQVKAEYPDTPLILYISGSAGVFDLMPKSGVDIISVDWTVDMKDARSRLPETMGVQGNVDPGALFGSKDFIRDRMLDTVRKAGNKRHILNLGHGILPGTPEENAQFFFETAKQLDLATC from the coding sequence ATGACCGAATCAACTGAGATATCTCCCAAATCAACTGAGATACCCTATCTATTACGCGCTACCCGTGGCGAAGTTCTCTCACGCCCCCCCGTTTGGATGATGCGGCAGGCAGGACGTTATATGAAAGTATACCGCGACCTGCGAGATAAGTATCCGAGCTTTCGGGAACGCTCCGAAAATCCCGAATTATCCCTAGAAATTTCTCTGCAACCCTATCGGGCCTTTCAACCGGATGGGGTGATTCTGTTTTCCGATATTCTCACGCCCTTACCGGGAATGGGGATTCCCTTTGATATTGTCGAGAGTAAAGGGCCAGTCATTGACCCCCCGATTCGCTCTCTACAACAGATAGAAGCAGTAACTCCATTAAACCCAGAAGAATCATTGCCCTTTGTCGGTCAAGTATTGCGAGAGCTACGGACAGAAGTTGGGAATAAGGCGGCTGTGTTGGGTTTTGTGGGTTCTCCTTGGACGTTAGCCGCTTATATGATTGAAGGCAAAACTTCAAAAACCTATAGCAACATTAAGCAAATGGCTTTTAGTGAGCCAGAGATGTTACACCAACTGTTGGGTAAGGTGGCTGATTCGATCGCGACTTATGTCAAATACCAAATTAAAAATGGTGCTCAAGTCGTACAATTATTTGACTCTTGGGCGGGTAACCTCAGTCCCATTGACTATGAAGCTTTAGCTCTACCCTATCAACAACGGGTGGTTGAGCAAGTGAAGGCTGAATATCCCGACACGCCCCTGATTCTATATATTAGTGGTAGTGCTGGTGTTTTTGATTTGATGCCTAAATCGGGAGTCGATATCATTAGTGTAGACTGGACTGTAGATATGAAGGATGCTCGGTCTCGCTTACCAGAAACCATGGGGGTACAAGGCAATGTCGATCCAGGTGCGCTCTTTGGCTCTAAAGACTTTATCCGCGATCGCATGTTAGACACCGTTCGCAAAGCGGGCAACAAGCGTCATATCCTCAACCTCGGTCATGGGATTTTACCAGGAACCCCTGAAGAAAATGCCCAATTTTTCTTTGAAACAGCGAAACAACTGGATCTGGCTACCTGTTAA
- a CDS encoding phycobiliprotein lyase — protein MNITEFLQQTAGKWFSQRTAHPVESSQTQTGKSTLYVDFLASDDPKVKALSDRQGLNNVLGGTLVTWEATIDPSAQFYKGERLLVWVGDSDVQNPQRGKFFSSLEGSPPGSFSLDEDEILTLRIESQGQVSEDRIWFASPNFRLRTSFTQVSGETVFASLCTEIRLGNG, from the coding sequence ATGAATATTACGGAATTTTTACAACAGACTGCGGGGAAATGGTTTTCCCAGCGCACTGCCCATCCCGTCGAATCCAGTCAAACCCAGACCGGCAAATCTACCCTCTATGTCGATTTTCTAGCCAGCGATGACCCCAAAGTAAAGGCACTTAGCGATCGCCAGGGTCTAAACAATGTCTTAGGAGGCACTCTTGTAACCTGGGAAGCCACCATTGATCCCTCTGCCCAATTCTACAAGGGAGAGCGTCTATTGGTTTGGGTGGGCGATAGTGATGTTCAAAACCCCCAGAGGGGCAAATTTTTCTCCTCCCTTGAAGGTTCTCCTCCGGGTTCTTTTAGCCTAGATGAAGACGAAATTTTAACCTTAAGAATAGAATCCCAAGGGCAAGTTTCCGAAGACCGCATCTGGTTTGCTTCCCCCAACTTTCGCCTCCGAACCAGTTTTACCCAAGTCTCGGGTGAAACCGTTTTTGCCTCTCTGTGTACTGAAATTCGATTGGGGAATGGGTAA